In Gopherus flavomarginatus isolate rGopFla2 chromosome 1, rGopFla2.mat.asm, whole genome shotgun sequence, a single genomic region encodes these proteins:
- the LIPT1 gene encoding lipoyltransferase 1, mitochondrial: MVIPSSLKNCFQLFYVLKISAASFKYTANRGLILQSVSSDVFQNLAVEDWIHDNMNLENRQVLFLWRNSPTVVIGRHQNPWQECNLKIMRKKNIKLARRRSGGGTVYHDLGNINFTFFTSKKKYERMENLKLVVRALKGLRPQLHVCATDRYDLLLDGNFKISGTAAKLGKTVAYHHCTLLCSADKINLSSVLKSPYKGIKSNATPSMPALVKNLFEEDPTLTCEMVMDAVAAEYARCHQIDYHITLINPADETVFPGINNKTKELQTWEWIYGKTPKFSISTCFNMVYEQSLLEAEVDIHVKHGRIEVCSIVLPEQWLPPAMCNELEKNLIGNKFCPSETTALASTLLRICPQSYELHSKWSLLCENVMTLM, encoded by the coding sequence ATGGTAATCCCCTCATCCCTGAAGaactgttttcagttattttATGTCCTCAAGATTTCAGCAGCTAGCTTCAAGTACACAGCAAACAGAGGGCTCATTCTACAGTCCGTTTCTAGTGATGTTTTCCAGAATTTGGCTGTGGAAGATTGGATTCATGACAACATGAATTTAGAGAACAGGCAGGTTCTTTTCCTTTGGAGAAATTCTCCCACTGTGGTGATTGGGAGACACCAGAATCCCTGGCAGGAGTGTAACCTCAAGATAATGAGGAAGAAGAACATAAAACTGGCTCGAAGGAGAAGTGGAGGTGGAACGGTTTACCATGATCTGGGCAATATCAATTTTACTTTCTTCACATCCAAGAAAAAATACGAGAGAATGGAAAACCTAAAATTAGTTGTTAGGGCTCTAAAAGGCTTGCGACCCCAGTTACATGTGTGTGCCACTGACAGATATGATCTCTTGCTAGATGGGAATTTTAAAATCTCAGGTACTGCTGCAAAGCTAGGAAAGACTGTTGCTTATCATCACTGCACTTTACTATGCAGTGCAGATAAAATAAACCTATCTTCTGTACTGAAGAGTCCTTACAAGGGGATAAAAAGCAATGCCACTCCTAGCATGCCTGCTTTAGTGAAAAATCTCTTTGAAGAGGATCCTACTTTAACATGTGAGATGGTCATGGATGCTGTTGCTGCAGAATATGCAAGATGTCATCAAATTGACTATCATATTACCCTCATAAACCCAGCTGATGAGACAGTGTTTCCTGGAATTAATAATAAAACCAAAGAACTACAAACCTGGGAATGGATATATGGCAAGACACCAAAATTTAGTATTAGCACTTGCTTTAACATGGTGTATGAACAGTCTCTCCTTGAAGCTGAAGTGGATATTCATGTAAAACATGGGAGAATTGAAGTTTGCAGCATAGTTTTGCCAGAGCAGTGGCTGCCACCAGCAATGTGCAATGAACTAGAGAAAAACTTAATTGGCAATAAGTTTTGTCCCAGTGAAACCACAGCATTAGCAAGCACTCTGCTTAGAATATGTCCACAAAGCTATGAGTTGCACAGCAAGTGGAGTCTCTTATGTGAGAATGTGATGACACTAATGTGA